The Rhea pennata isolate bPtePen1 chromosome Z, bPtePen1.pri, whole genome shotgun sequence genome includes a region encoding these proteins:
- the DMRT3 gene encoding doublesex- and mab-3-related transcription factor 3 has translation MNGYGSPYLYMGGPVSQPPRAPLQRTPKCARCRNHGVLSWLKGHKRYCRFKDCTCEKCILIIERQRVMAAQVALRRQQANESLESLLPDSLRALPAPPGSADGPAPPPPPPPPRAPAELAAAAALRWAAEQPPGPLPKAALALPDMNEERLGDASGADNAETYSDKDTDQRSSPDMNKAKSCFTPESPEIVSVDEVGYAVQKNSGSGESRPDSPKYHPEQNHLLIEGPSGTVSLPFSLKANRPPLEVLKKIFPNQKPTVLELILKGCGGDLVSAVEVLLSSRSSVASGERNAAESDGLVLPANGHIFEHTLSSYPISSSKWSVGSAFRVPDTLRFSTDSTNVMPNPLAVPLQHPFPQPPRYPLMLRNTLARNQSSPFLPNDVTLWNTMTLQQQYQLRSQYVSPFSSNSTSVFRSSPVLPSRSSEDPRISIPDDGCPIVSKQPIYTEDEYDERSDSSDSRILNTSS, from the exons ATGAACGGCTACGGCTCCCCGTACCTCTACATGGGCGGCCCGGTGTcgcagccgccgcgggcgccgctgcaGCGGACGCCCAAGTGCGCCCGGTGCCGCAACCACGGCGTGCTGTCGTGGCTGAAGGGCCACAAGCGCTACTGCCGCTTCAAGGACTGCACCTGCGAGAAGTGCATTCTCATCATCGAGCGGCAGCGGGTGATGGCTGCGCAGGTGGCTCTGCGCCGGCAGCAGGCCAACGAGAGCCTCGAGAGCCTCCTCCCCGACTCGCTGCGTGCcctcccggcgccgcccggcagcgccgacggccccgcgccgccgccgccgccgccgccgccgcgggcccccgccgagctggccgccgccgccgccctgcgctGGGCCGCCGagcagcccccggggccgctCCCCAAGGCAG CTCTTGCTCTTCCCG atATGAATGAGGAGCGGCTGGGTGATGCCAGTGGAGCAGACAATGCCGAGACCTACAGTGACAAAGACACAGACCAAAGGAGTTCCCCAGACATGAATAAAGCCAAAAGCTGCTTTACCCCTGAGAGCCCTGAAATCGTTTCAGTGGATGAAGTTGGTTATGCAGTTCAGAAAAACAGCGGAAGTGGAGAGAGCCGTCCAGACAGCCCCAAGTACCACCCAGAGCAGAACCATCTCCTGATAGAAGGTCCCTCTGGGACAGTTTCCTTACCTTTCAGTTTGAAAGCCAACAGGCCTCCGCTCGAAGTGTTGAAAAAGATCTTCCCGAACCAAAAGCCAACTGTGCTCGAGCTGATCCTGAAGGGGTGCGGCGGCGACCTGGTGAGTGCCGTTGAAGTTCTGTTATCCAGTCGGTCCTCGGTAGCTAGTGGAGAGAGAAACGCTGCAGAGTCTGATGGCCTTGTTTTACCTGCAAACGGGCACATTTTTGAGCACACGCTGAGTTCATATCCTATTTCCTCCTCCAAGTGGTCTGTGGGCTCGGCCTTCAGGGTTCCCGACACACTGAGGTTCTCCACTGATTCCACCAATGTTATGCCAAATCCTCTGGCTGTACCTTTGCAGCATCCTTTTCCTCAGCCCCCGCGCTACCCCCTGATGCTGAGGAACACTTTGGCCAGAAATCAGTCTAGCCCTTTCCTGCCAAATGATGTCACCCTGTGGAACACCATGACGCTGCAGCAGCAGTACCAGCTGCGGTCCCAGTATGTCAGCCCTTTCTCCAGCAACTCCACCAGCGTGTTCCGAAGTTCTCCTGTCCTTCCTTCTCGCTCCTCAGAAGATCCTAGGATCTCCATCCCTGATGACGGATGTCCTATTGTGTCCAAGCAACCTATTTATACAGAAGATGAGTATGATGAAAGGTCTGATTCTTCTGACTCGAGAATACTCAACACATCTTCTTAG